In the genome of Gloeotrichia echinulata CP02, one region contains:
- a CDS encoding Uma2 family endonuclease — protein MQIQTPQRYYTAEEYLQLEETAEFKNEYRDGEIIAINSGTTNHNEIAGNFSANFKFTMRGKNYKIYMGGVKLSIPRHRIYTYPDVMVIEGEPIYEGTGTTTVTNPLMIVEVLSNSTKNYDRTDKFRFYRSISTLKEYIMIDQYEYLIEQFAKNSEGQWVLTEYESADAVLFLKSVEFEIPFNDIYEGVNFELGEE, from the coding sequence ATGCAAATCCAAACACCACAAAGGTATTACACCGCAGAGGAATATCTGCAATTAGAAGAAACAGCAGAATTTAAAAATGAATATCGAGATGGGGAAATTATTGCCATAAATTCCGGTACGACTAATCACAACGAAATTGCTGGTAATTTCTCCGCTAATTTTAAATTTACAATGCGGGGTAAAAATTACAAAATATATATGGGCGGTGTCAAATTATCGATACCCCGTCATCGCATCTACACTTATCCAGATGTGATGGTAATTGAGGGAGAACCAATATATGAGGGAACTGGTACTACTACAGTGACAAATCCTTTAATGATTGTTGAGGTATTGTCTAACTCAACAAAAAACTATGACAGAACAGATAAATTTAGATTTTATCGCTCTATATCAACTTTAAAAGAATATATTATGATTGACCAATATGAATATCTAATTGAGCAGTTTGCTAAAAATTCTGAAGGTCAATGGGTATTAACCGAGTATGAATCAGCGGATGCGGTGTTATTTCTCAAATCGGTAGAATTTGAAATTCCCTTCAATGATATTTATGAAGGAGTTAATTTTGAGCTAGGCGAAGAATAA